Genomic window (Lynx canadensis isolate LIC74 chromosome A1, mLynCan4.pri.v2, whole genome shotgun sequence):
ACCTATATCTATGTCTGTGCCTATGTCTGTattgatatctatatctatttatgtcTACCATGAAAATTTATGAGTGCTAGTCATCGGCATGTCAATGTGACttgttaaacatttttgagtGATTTGAAAAAATGGATTTCTATTCATTATTTGAATATAATCTATAGATATCTATTAGTATGATTGTTGTACAATTTTGCCAAAGCATCAcataagcttttctttcttttttaatgagtaaaCTTTGAATGTTAACTGAAGTTTTTCAGAAAGACTGTTCTCTTCATACATAGTCTGTCCCCAGTCTTTTATCAACAATAGAGGTTATTTTCAAAAGTCTCATCCATCAGTAAATCCAGCTCCTGGGCTAAGATTATTTGATATTTCTGTGAATAAGTATAGAGGAAAAAatgatgctattttattttcaacttaccACTGATCGACACAAAAGAAACACTCATTCTGGTAAGTGTGGCCGTTTGTAGCACAGACGTATGACGTTATATTCGGACATTTTGAATCATAAAAAGGACCCTGTGGGTAGTACATTTTACATGGGGGCTGCAAATATCACAAAACATCATATGAATAACAATTGGTAGATTTTCCCTCGTCTATTCCTGGCCTATCACTTCTGCCCCTAACagaaataatatcaaatattaCTAGTGAATTGATTCTTTTTCAAGAATTACAAAGACAGGGCTTTGGCCAGGCAGGTTTTTGGTGGACTGCCATGTCAGGAAATGCAGTGACCCATCCATCATCTCCTAAAGTCATAAACATTATCACATACCCACTTAAATCCTAAAtacaaactttttatttaaacttaGAGTCCCAATGCCAGTAACTAATTCTAAGAAGTTTGTGAATAGAGATATTTATGT
Coding sequences:
- the SPINK13 gene encoding serine protease inhibitor Kazal-type 13; translated protein: MAAFSNLTIFFLVTSIVAHTVFSEVFKPKNIAKWPKPPCKMYYPQGPFYDSKCPNITSYVCATNGHTYQNECFFCVDQW